CAGCAGAACCCGCTTGCCGCGCCAGAATGGCGGGCTTAGTCCCACTGCTTCCATGGGGCCTCTCCTTTTTGCCACAACTCCTCAAGATGATTCTTGTCGCGCAAGGTATCCATCGGCTGCCAAAAACCGTCGTGCTGGAACGCCATTAAGTGGCCACCAGCCGCAAGGTCGGCTAAAGGTTCAGATTCCCACGCGGTTAAGTCGCCTTTAATAAACGGCAGAACCTTGGGTGAAAGCACAAAAAAACCACCGTTGATCCAACCGCCATCGCCACGGGGTTTTTCGGTAAAACCCTGTACTGAATTGCCTTGGCGATCCAAAGCACCATAACGTCCCGGCGGTTGCACTGCGGTCACGGTCGCTAACTTGCCGTGGGACAGGTGAAAGTCCACCAATGCGCCAATATTCAGATCTGATACACCGTCGCCGTAGGTAAAACAAAAAGCTTCTTCGTTTTCCAAATGGCCGGCAGCCCGCCGTAAACGGCCGCCGGTCTGAGTCT
The nucleotide sequence above comes from Pseudomonas sp. AB6. Encoded proteins:
- the rfbF gene encoding glucose-1-phosphate cytidylyltransferase — translated: MKAVILAGGLGTRISEESHLKPKPMIEIGGKPILWHIMKQYSAHGINDFIICLGYKGYAIKDFFANYFLHTSDVTFDMVANRMDVHQNYSEPWRVTLIDTGEETQTGGRLRRAAGHLENEEAFCFTYGDGVSDLNIGALVDFHLSHGKLATVTAVQPPGRYGALDRQGNSVQGFTEKPRGDGGWINGGFFVLSPKVLPFIKGDLTAWESEPLADLAAGGHLMAFQHDGFWQPMDTLRDKNHLEELWQKGEAPWKQWD